One region of Culex pipiens pallens isolate TS chromosome 2, TS_CPP_V2, whole genome shotgun sequence genomic DNA includes:
- the LOC120427742 gene encoding pickpocket protein 28-like, whose protein sequence is MIRALYVKWDNTPGIVSFATKASDVSDIPFPAITICPEVKSQVSRFNFTDAYHKHKAGKLNKASLNTFITMWQICDLGAGNDHAPRLYDNHCIRTLRDLAVPKSSLLKQCLWGRQTLNCSQEFHTTVTDQGICYTFNSLSLLHLLRVGEVHPDFLIDGGVDNPPRRASTSGKKTSLVVVLQTNQNDLDYLCGSCIQGYKVQLHAPTDYPSLSNYIQVPLDQEVSVEVIPHLALTTNSIRHYSPDRRNCFFQEERKLRFFSVYSQANCELECLSNYTVKLCGCTRFSMPRARLVPVCGVGAMRCYQMAEYSLLQMDGCHCMPACSTLQYDAEISQADFDWHHMKQFKLDHKERIHLSYLIVYFKEPKFIAIKRSELYGDTEFLANCGGLLGLFLGVSLLSFAEILYYCTLKPFVLWWNWRRLRSIEGTD, encoded by the exons ATGATACGCGCACTATACGTGAAATGGGACAACACCCCGGGAATCGTCTCCTTTGCCACCAAAGCTTCAGACGTTAGCGACATTCCCTTCCCAGCCATCACCATTTGTCCGGAAGTCAAGTCTCAAGTTTCCCGGTTTAACTTTACCGATGCCTACCACAAGCATAAAGCTGGCAAGCTGAATAAGGCAAGCTTGAACACATTCATCACCATGTGGCAGATTTGCGACCTGGGAGCGGGAAATGATCATGCACCAAGATTGTACGACAATCATTGCATACGAACTCTGCGTGATCTGGCTGTTCCCAAGTCATCTCTGCTTAAGCAGTGTTTATGGGGACGTCAAACGCTGAACTGTAGCCAGGAGTTCCACACCACTGTTACCGACCAAGGTATCTGCTATACCTTCAATTCTCTCTCGCTTTTACACCTGCTACGAGTCGGCGAAGTTCATCCGGATTTCTTAATCGATGGTGGGGTAGACAACCCGCCCCGGAGAGCTTCAACTTCTGGAAAGAAAACCAGCTTGGTTGTAGTTCTACAAACTAATCAGAATGACCTGGACTACCTCTGTGGG AGTTGCATTCAAGGCTACAAGGTTCAACTCCACGCCCCCACTGACTACCCATCCCTTTCGAACTACATCCAAGTTCCGCTGGATCAGGAGGTGTCGGTCGAGGTGATCCCGCACCTTGCTCTGACCACCAACAGTATTCGTCACTACAGCCCGGACCGTCGAAACTGCTTCTTCCAAGAAGAACGAAAGCTACGATTTTTCAGCGTGTACAGCCAAGCGAACTGCGAGCTGGAATGTCTGAGTAACTACACGGTGAAGCTTTGTGGCTGCACCCGATTCTCGATGCCGCGAGCTCGTCTAGTGCCCGTCTGCGGGGTCGGTGCCATGCGGTGCTACCAGATGGCCGAGTACAGCCTGCTCCAGATGGATGGCTGCCACTGTATGCCGGCTTGCAGCACACTGCAGTACGACGCGGAGATCTCGCAAGCGGACTTTGACTGGCATCACATGAAGCAGTTCAAGCTGGATCATAAGGAGAG AATCCACCTCTCCTACTTGATCGTGTACTTCAAAGAACCGAAATTCATAGCGATCAAGCGAAGCGAACTGTACGGCGATACGGAGTTTTTGGCAAACTGCGGAGGTCTTCTCGGATTGTTTCTAGGTGTAAGTCTGCTCAGCTTTGCTGAGATTCTGTACTACTGTACGCTCAAGCCGTTCGTATTGTGGTGGAATTGGCGTCGATTGAGGTCGATAGAGGGTACggattga
- the LOC120427754 gene encoding pickpocket protein 28-like yields MVSCINHKFSRGYKRHLELIDANYHLDTLAIMYVSRATKFEPKLTPTEKGRNYLHESKQLAEEFCNNTSIHGVKYFVGSNRALIEKVWWIIVFLLCLYGCGTLIQTVYIKWDREPVIVTFAQKPTPVFQIPFPAVTICPETKVKAREFNFTRAYHLSMHPLFRKSLSDGELDKLLAMLQVCEFAFVEQFPNQTYDDNCVKLLKSMAIPEHEMFLACTWRAESVNCSSEFTLTLTDVGFCYTFNSLSGEDMLRKDQLHADFRYLEETRSSSSWSLHGGYLPGTDIDTYPRRVLGAGIKAGVSALLKANDSDLDYLCGNSFQGFKVLLHMPNEYPLLLNQHFRVPLNQEVAVSVTPRMIETSESIDSYKPSRRQCFFNHERYLKFFRTYSQTNCELECLANFTLERCGCVKFSMPRVSGVHICGIGKEVCYEQATIELLEMEVKYRENPDVPYQDDCNCMPSCTSVQYNTEISQASFEWKKLLPVVRSFGDEVKGVQLSHLIVFFKDAQFIPVMRSELFGLTDFLANCGGLLGLFMGVSILSLVEIFYYCVIKPLIMWSKSQKNKGNSVQVLMVDGQKPAIKDQINIWQSDGRISTKY; encoded by the exons ATGGTATCAtgcataaatcataaattttcaagAGGTTATAAAAGGCATCTCGAACTCATCGACGCCAATTACCACCTCGATACCCTAGCGATCATGTACGTTTCCCGCGCGACCAAATTCGAACCCAAGCTCACCCCCACCGAAAAGGGTCGCAACTACCTGCACGAATCCAAACAGCTCGCCGAGGAGTTCTGCAACAACACCTCGATCCATGGGGTAAAGTACTTTGTCGGATCCAACCGGGCGCTCATCGAGAAGGTCTGGTGGATcattgtgtttctactctgctTGTATGGTTGTGGAACGCTCATCCAAACGGTCTACATCAAGTGGGATCGCGAGCCGGTCATTGTGACGTTTGCCCAGAAACCGACCCCAGTGTTCCAAATCCCATTCCCAGCGGTAACGATCTGTCCGGAGACCAAAGTCAAGGCTCGCGAGTTCAACTTTACCCGAGCCTACCACCTTAGCATGCATCCGCTGTTCCGGAAGTCCCTAAGCGATGGAGA GTTAGATAAATTGCTGGCGATGCTCCAGGTCTGCGAGTTCGCCTTTGTCGAGCAGTTCCCAAACCAAACGTATGACGACAATTGCGTAAAGCTGCTCAAGTCAATGGCGATTCCTGAGCACGAGATGTTCTTGGCTTGCACCTGGCGCGCGGAGAGCGTCAACTGCTCGTCGGAGTTTACGCTGACACTGACCGATGTGGGCTTCTGCTACACGTTTAACTCGTTATCCGGTGAGGATATGCTGAGGAAGGATCAGCTTCACGCGGACTTTCGATATCTGGAGGAGACGCGATCGTCTAGCAGTTGGTCGTTGCATGGTGGATACCTGCCGGGGACAGACATCGATACGTATCCGCGTCGGGTTCTTGGAGCCGGTATCAAAGCTGGAGTGTCCGCTTTGCTGAAGGCCAACGACAGTGACTTGGATTACCTTTGCGGA AACTCATTCCAGGGATTCAAGGTGCTGCTACACATGCCCAACGAGTATCCGCTCCTCCTTAACCAGCACTTTAGAGTCCCCCTCAACCAGGAGGTCGCCGTCTCCGTAACCCCACGCATGATCGAAACGTCCGAATCGATCGACTCGTACAAACCGTCCCGGCGCCAGTGCTTCTTCAACCACGAGCGGTACCTCAAGTTCTTTCGCACGTACTCGCAGACCAACTGCGAGCTGGAATGTCTGGCGAACTTTACCCTGGAGCGCTGCGGATGCGTCAAGTTTTCGATGCCACGGGTCTCGGGAGTGCACATCTGCGGCATCGGCAAGGAGGTCTGCTACGAGCAGGCGACGATTGAGCTGCTCGAGATGGAGGTAAAGTATCGGGAGAATCCGGACGTGCCGTATCAGGACGATTGCAACTGTATGCCGTCGTGCACCTCGGTGCAGTACAACACCGAGATATCGCAGGCCTCGTTTGAGTGGAAGAAGCTGCTGCCGGTTGTGAGGTCGTTTGGGGATGAAGTCAAAGG AGTCCAGCTGTCACATCTGATCGTTTTCTTCAAGGACGCACAGTTTATTCCGGTTATGCGAAGTGAGTTGTTTGGATTGACGGATTTCCTGGCGAATTGTGGAGGGTTGTTGGGACTCTTCATGGGAGTCAGCATCCTGAGCTTGGTGGAGATCTTTTATTACTGTGTCATCAAACCGCTGATCATGTGGAGTAAATCACAGAAGAATAAAGGTAACTCTGTGCAGGTTCTAATGGTTGATGGGCAGAAACCGGCTATCAAAGATCAGATCAACATTTGGCAGTCGGATGGCAGGATTTCAACGAAATATTAG
- the LOC120427741 gene encoding pickpocket protein 28-like, which produces MYGEKSSVRSAVKPRDWWNYFTLLLKEFCRESSIHGLKYIVGSNRALIEKIWWLVVSCLSLYGCGNLIHNIFNKWQQDPVIVSFATKQVPIYKIPFPSVTNYTIQRCGCVKYSMPRPPDVRICGLTKVNCYKRAATEMLMSRAKMIKLEKTHYKDSCDCLASCTTVRYHIELSQSNFNWKQLLPVAKEFGKSLDGVQISSLVIMFRTEGFIPVVRRELYGTTDLLANAGGLLGLFMGISILSLVEILYFCSIKPLLMWWRGDIGVKQVSPVISYTNQEGFAERDKFKSYNMDKFYVK; this is translated from the exons ATGTACGGTGAAAAGTCAAGTGTTCGTTCTGCAGTGAAGCCACGCGATTGGTGGAACTATTTCACACTTTTGCTGAAGGAGTTTTGTCGTGAGAGCTCCATCCATGGCTTAAAATACATCGTTGGATCCAACAGGGCTCTCATAGAGAA AATATGGTGGCTCGTCGTGTCCTGTCTGTCCTTGTACGGCTGTGGGAATCTCATCCACAACATTTTCAACAAGTGGCAGCAAGATCCGGTGATTGTCAGCTTCGCCACCAAGCAGGTGCCGATCTACAAGATTCCGTTCCCATCGGTGACAAATTACACAATTCAACGCTGTGGTTGCGTTAAGTACTCGATGCCACGACCTCCGGATGTGAGAATATGTGGTCTGACCAAGGTAAACTGCTACAAAAGAGCTGCAACGGAAATGCTCATGTCCAGAGCGAAAATGATCAAGCTGGAGAAAACTCACTACAAGGACTCGTGCGATTGCCTAGCCTCGTGTACTACAGTGCGCTATCACATCGAGCTGTCGCAGTCGAATTTCAACTGGAAACAACTGCTTCCGGTTGCCAAAGAGTTTGGAAAATCACTGGATGGGGTTCAGATTTCCAGCCTGGTGATCATGTTCAGGACGGAAGGATTCATTCCGGTGGTCCGAAGGGAGCTGTATGGAACCACTGATCTGTTGGCGAATGCTGGGGGGTTGTTGGGACTGTTCATGGGAATCAGCATTTTGAGCTTGGTTGAGATTCTGTACTTTTGCTCAATCAAACCCTTGCTAATGTGGTGGAGAGGTGATATCGGGGTTAAGCAAGTGAGTCCCGTAATATCCTACACAAATCAAGAAGGATTCGCCGAAAGGGATAAGTTCAAATCGTACAACATGGACAAGTTCTATGTAAAGTAG
- the LOC120427749 gene encoding pickpocket protein 28-like, whose product MYGEKSSDWWKHCKLLVREFCRESSIHGCKYIVGANRALIEKTWWLIVSGISLYGCGSLIHNVYVKWQSDPVIVSFASKQVPIFKIPFPSVTICPENKVKMTHINISQSYYDAIEGNLTERSDPERFRKLLAMLQVCDFMMYEIIKNETYDDECIKWLQRMKTPLDEIFITCQWRSEDVNCTQKFRPTLTAKGMCYTFNSLAAEDMLRTSELNTEYQYLAETRRITNWTLDQGYSFGSTQGVYPQRVLGAGVGGGLHVLIKANISDMDYQCSNTFQGFRVMLHTPIEYPELNLRSFRVPLDQEVVVSVIPEVVETSAEVKDYSPEGRQCYYANERHLRFFRVYSLENCQMECLTNYTIERCGCVKYSMPRPPDVRICGLTKVKCYQRAVVEMLKSKANMVKFENPRFKDSCNCLASCTTIQYNVELSQSNFNWHKLLPATKRFLHGVEGTQVSSLLVMFRTEGFIPVVRRELYGTTDLLANAGGLLGLFMGISILSLVEILYYCSIKPLVLWWKELNKVATVKQVTPIVGGVKPNVVGMFYMK is encoded by the exons ATGTACGGTGAAAAGTCAAGTGATTGGTGGAAACACTGCAAGCTGCTGGTGAGGGAGTTTTGCCGTGAAAGTTCAATCCATGGGTGCAAGTACATCGTTGGGGCCAACAGGGCTTTGATAGAGAA AACTTGGTGGCTCATCGTGTCCGGAATATCACTGTACGGGTGTGGTAGTCTCATCCACAACGTGTACGTGAAGTGGCAATCCGACCCGGTGATCGTCAGCTTTGCCTCCAAGCAGGTTCCGATCTTCAAGATACCGTTTCCTTCGGTGACGATCTGTCCGGAGAACAAGGTCAAGATGACACACATCAACATTTCTCAGTCGTACTACGATGCAATCGAAGGGAATCTTACGGAGCGATCAGATCCGGAGCG GTTCAGGAAGCTGCTCGCCATGCTGCAGGTCTGTGACTTTATGATGTACGAGATCATCAAGAACGAAACGTACGACGACGAGTGCATCAAGTGGCTTCAGCGAATGAAGACACCTCTGGATGAGATATTCATCACATGTCAATGGCGCAGCGAGGACGTCAACTGCACGCAAAAGTTTCGACCCACGTTGACCGCCAAAGGCATGTGTTATACGTTCAACTCGCTGGCCGCTGAAGATATGTTGCGCACGTCGGAGCTCAACACCGAGTACCAGTATCTGGCGGAGACCCGGAGAATCACAAACTGGACTTTGGATCAAGGGTATTCTTTTGGATCAACGCAAGGTGTCTACCCTCAACGGGTGCTCGGAGCAGGAGTTGGTGGGGGATTGCACGTTCTGATCAAAGCGAACATCAGCGATATGGATTACCAGTGTAGCAACACCTTCCAGGGATTCCGTGTGATGCTGCACACTCCGATCGAGTATCCTGAACTAAACCTGCGCAGTTTTCGTGTTCCACTGGACCAAGAAGTGGTTGTTTCGGTTATTCCGGAAGTCGTTGAAACATCTGCCGAAGTCAAGGACTATTCACCCGAAGGTCGACAGTGTTACTATGCGAACGAGCGACACCTGCGATTCTTCCGGGTGTACAGTCTGGAAAACTGCCAAATGGAATGTCTTACAAACTACACGATTGAACGCTGTGGCTGCGTAAAGTACTCCATGCCGCGACCTCCGGATGTACGAATTTGTGGACTGACCAAGGTCAAATGCTACCAACGAGCCGTTGTGGAGATGCTCAAGTCCAAGGCTAATATGGTCAAATTTGAGAATCCTCGCTTCAAGGATTCGTGCAATTGTCTGGCATCGTGTACCACGATCCAGTACAACGTCGAGCTATCTCAGTCCAACTTCAACTGGCATAAACTGCTTCCGGCTACCAAACGTTTCTTGCATGGTGTCGAAGGAACCCAAGTATCGAGCCTATTGGTCATGTTCAGGACGGAAGGATTCATTCCGGTGGTTCGAAGGGAGCTTTACGGAACGACCGATCTTCTGGCGAACGCCGGAGGTCTGCTGGGACTGTTCATGGGTATCAGCATCCTTAGTCTGGTGGAGATACTGTACTATTGCTCGATCAAACCGTTGGTTCTGTGGTGGAAGGAATTAAACAAAGTTGCAACCGTCAAGCAGGTCACTCCAATTGTAGGAGGAGTCAAACCTAACGTTGTTGGAATGTTTTACATGAAGTGA
- the LOC120427755 gene encoding pickpocket protein 28-like: protein MYGGKQVKLHSYWQDAKILARDFCRESSIHGFKYLMGSHRALIEKIWWFAVTCISLYGCGSLIHNVFQKWQMDPVIVSFATKPVPVFRIPFPSVTICPEIKVKMDRLNFTQIYSEVIEGTLKEQMDGERVGKLLAMLQVCDFVLYEVFTNETFDDDCVKLLQQMKIPQNEVFLYCQWRDENVDCSEKFRPTLTEKGICYTFNSLSEDDLLRKEGLHNEYPYLDETRPIVNWTLDEGYSPDATRGVYPQRVLGSGISAGLNVMIKANLSDMDYLCSNTFQGFQVLLHTPHEYPQLSQRHFRVPLNQQVVVSVTPDIVTTSEDVKAYQPHRRQCYFDNERYLRFFRIYSQKNCELECLTNYTLEQCGCVKFSMPRPADARICGLSKIRCYKRAAVDILLSNAKMIVSKSKISKDKCDCLPACSTLRYHSELSQSDFQWTKMIPVAKAYRAELQGVQLANLVVLFRDAGFIPVVRRELYGSTDLLANCGGLLGLFMGISILSLVEILYYCSIKPLVIWWKGMNLTPVKQITPIAEYKNPFASKILHAGYQSDTVGKFYLK from the exons ATGTATGGTGGGAAGCAGGTCAAGCTGCACAGCTACTGGCAGGATGCCAAGATTTTGGCCAGGGACTTTTGTCGCGAGAGTTCGATCCACGGGTTCAAGTACCTGATGGGATCTCATCGGGCTCTTATCGAGAA AATTTGGTGGTTTGCGGTGACCTGTATCTCGCTGTACGGCTGCGGAAGCCTCATCCACAATGTCTTTCAAAAGTGGCAGATGGATCCGGTGATCGTGAGCTTCGCGACGAAGCCCGTGCCGGTGTTTCGGATTCCCTTTCCCTCGGTCACCATTTGTCCGGAGATTAAGGTCAAGATGGATCGGCTGAACTTTACCCAAATCTACAGCGAAGTCATCGAGGGGACTCTCAAGGAACAAATGGACGGGGAGCG GGTTGGGAAGCTACTGGCGATGCTGCAAGTCTGCGACTTTGTCCTCTACGAGGTTTTTACCAACGAAACATTTGACGATGACTGCGTAAAGCTGCTTCAGCAGATGAAGATTCCTCAGAACGAGGTGTTCCTGTACTGTCAATGGCGTGACGAAAACGTAGATTGCAGCGAAAAGTTTCGTCCGACGCTGACCGAGAAGGGAATCTGTTACACGTTCAACTCACTGTCGGAAGATGACCTACTACGCAAGGAAGGGTTACATAACGAGTACCCGTACCTAGACGAGACACGGCCCATTGTCAACTGGACCTTGGACGAAGGTTACTCTCCCGATGCGACCCGTGGTGTCTACCCGCAGCGTGTTCTAGGATCAGGAATAAGCGCCGGTCTGAACGTCATGATCAAAGCCAACTTGAGTGACATGGACTACCTGTGCAGTAACACGTTCCAGGGGTTCCAAGTGCTCCTACACACCCCCCACGAGTACCCCCAACTAAGTCAGCGACACTTCCGCGTCCCGCTGAACCAACAGGTCGTGGTCTCGGTCACCCCGGACATCGTTACAACCTCGGAAGATGTCAAAGCGTATCAACCGCACCGCCGCCAGTGCTACTTTGACAACGAGCGCTACCTGCGCTTCTTTCGGATCTACAGCCAGAAGAACTGCGAGCTCGAGTGCCTCACCAACTACACCCTGGAGCAGTGCGGTTGCGTCAAGTTCTCGATGCCACGGCCGGCGGACGCGAGGATCTGCGGGCTGAGCAAGATCCGGTGCTACAAGCGAGCCGCAGTGGACATCTTGCTGTCGAACGCGAAGATGATCGTGAGCAAGAGCAAGATCTCGAAGGACAAGTGCGACTGCCTGCCGGCCTGCTCGACGCTGCGCTATCACAGCGAGCTGTCGCAGTCGGACTTTCAGTGGACCAAGATGATCCCGGTGGCGAAGGCGTACCGGGCGGAGCTGCAGGG AGTTCAACTAGCCAATTTGGTAGTGCTGTTCAGAGATGCTGGATTCATTCCGGTGGTGCGACGTGAACTGTACGGATCAACGGATCTGCTGGCAAACTGTGGAGGATTGCTGGGACTGTTCATGGGGATCAGTATTCTGAGTCTGGTGGAGATCTTGTACTACTGTTCAATTAAACCATTGGTCATCTGGTGGAAGGGGATGAACTTGACCCCGGTCAAGCAGATAACTCCCATTGCGGAGTACAAGAATCCGTTCGCGAGCAAGATTCTCCACGCAGGATACCAATCCGATACCGTAGGGAAGTTCTACTTGAAGTGA